One genomic region from Thermoleptolyngbya sichuanensis A183 encodes:
- a CDS encoding glycerol-3-phosphate acyltransferase produces the protein MVRGEPEPEPELEPFWVRCLMSLMQVWGVFLIFVLCPVLGALPLIEWIVRGLTGKRLSKLGTGNVSVSAAFYHGGRAAGILAVLSEAAKGIAAVLLARQFFPAESLWEVVALMALVMGRYWGGRGAGTTNVVWGFLLHDPVAAGLVALIGGIGFTVLRDRTLGKLSVLVLMPILVALLHPYSGKRVAITALLSLLLAWIYQKIPDDLDLSAEEAQEESKRVFQFFRGDRALLSLDQALSPAKVGSKAATLATLKRLGYAVPDGWVLPPGDDPAPLLTALSPSADAPLVVRSSAIGEDSDTASAAGQYESFLEITSPPALEQAILRCQESYNLPRAVQYRQRQGSAEGGMAVLVQRQVAGAFSGVAFSRDPIQRQGEALVIEALPGRADQVVSGRVTPESYRVWLPESPEDTPDPEAFPIEGTGDVPLAVIRRVALLTRQIEAQFHGVPQDVEWSYDGQQVWILQARPITTLVPIWTRKIAAEVIPGFIRPLTWSINRPLTCGVWGEIFTIVLGNRAQGLDFEETATLHHSAAYFNATLLGDIFRRMGLPAESLEFLTRGAKFSKPPLGSTLQNLPGLLRLVQRERRLLKEFTQRDRQQFAPALANLAARPADSLATADLLDRIDQILELLRPATYFNILAPLGFAARRALFRVDEAALDNSVMPEVAAVRSLQTLAQQVRSHLPAPPADPDVLLMQLGETPAGRDILHQFDQFLDRYGYLSEVGTDIAVPTWREAPQAVQRQLAQFAQLDQFATVPAAPQSRPPAGKVRTVQQRLDLKGRVAEVYNRLLADLRWSIVALEQRWLADGLLNAAGDIFFLEISEIRAVVTEQDADWGLVKRRVQERRSRFEEDSQQTMIPLLAYGHEPPRPVAQPEQPALSRLIGIGASPGVAVGTVVVVRSPQDAPPLDRSYILVVPYTDAGWAPLLAQAGGLIAEVGGRLSHGAIVAREYQVPAVMNLASATQRLRSGQRVRLDGETGVVEVMEPE, from the coding sequence ACGGGGAAGCGCCTGTCGAAGCTGGGCACGGGCAACGTTAGCGTGTCGGCAGCGTTTTATCACGGCGGGCGGGCGGCGGGCATTCTGGCGGTGCTGTCGGAGGCGGCGAAGGGAATTGCGGCGGTGCTGCTGGCGCGGCAGTTTTTTCCGGCGGAGTCGCTGTGGGAGGTGGTGGCGCTGATGGCGCTGGTGATGGGGCGCTATTGGGGCGGGCGCGGCGCGGGCACGACGAACGTGGTGTGGGGCTTTTTGCTGCATGACCCGGTGGCGGCGGGGCTGGTGGCGCTGATCGGCGGCATTGGGTTTACTGTGTTGCGCGATCGCACGCTTGGCAAGCTCAGCGTCCTCGTTTTGATGCCGATCCTGGTGGCGCTGCTGCATCCCTACAGCGGCAAGCGGGTCGCCATTACCGCATTGCTCAGCCTGCTGCTGGCGTGGATTTACCAAAAAATTCCCGACGATCTGGATCTATCGGCAGAGGAAGCTCAGGAGGAATCGAAGCGCGTGTTTCAGTTTTTTCGGGGCGATCGCGCCTTACTGTCCCTGGATCAGGCTCTCTCACCGGCAAAAGTCGGCTCCAAAGCCGCCACCCTGGCCACCCTCAAGCGCCTGGGCTATGCTGTGCCCGATGGGTGGGTGCTGCCACCGGGAGACGACCCCGCGCCGTTGCTGACTGCCCTCTCACCCAGCGCCGATGCGCCCTTGGTGGTGCGTTCTTCTGCCATTGGTGAAGATTCGGACACGGCTTCGGCGGCGGGGCAATACGAGTCGTTTCTGGAGATCACCAGTCCGCCCGCGCTAGAGCAGGCGATTCTGCGCTGTCAGGAGTCCTACAACCTGCCCAGGGCGGTGCAATATCGCCAGCGCCAGGGCAGCGCCGAGGGGGGCATGGCGGTGCTGGTGCAGCGGCAGGTGGCGGGGGCGTTTTCCGGGGTGGCCTTTAGCCGCGACCCGATCCAGCGGCAGGGCGAGGCGCTGGTAATCGAGGCGCTGCCGGGGCGGGCGGATCAGGTGGTGTCGGGTCGGGTCACGCCGGAATCCTACCGTGTGTGGCTGCCGGAATCGCCAGAGGACACCCCCGACCCTGAAGCCTTCCCGATAGAAGGAACGGGCGATGTGCCGCTGGCGGTGATCCGGCGGGTGGCGCTGCTGACGCGGCAGATCGAAGCCCAGTTTCACGGCGTTCCGCAGGATGTGGAATGGAGCTATGACGGGCAGCAGGTGTGGATCTTGCAGGCGCGGCCGATTACGACGCTGGTGCCCATCTGGACGCGCAAGATTGCCGCCGAGGTGATTCCTGGCTTTATCCGGCCGCTCACCTGGTCGATTAACCGACCCCTGACCTGCGGCGTGTGGGGCGAAATTTTTACCATTGTGCTGGGGAACCGCGCTCAGGGGCTGGACTTTGAGGAAACGGCGACGCTGCACCACTCTGCTGCATACTTTAATGCGACCCTGCTGGGCGATATTTTTCGGCGGATGGGGCTACCCGCCGAGAGCCTGGAATTTCTCACCAGGGGCGCAAAGTTCAGCAAGCCGCCGCTGGGGTCTACGCTGCAAAATCTGCCTGGACTGCTGCGGCTGGTGCAGCGCGAACGACGACTGCTGAAGGAGTTTACCCAGCGCGATCGCCAGCAGTTTGCCCCGGCGCTGGCCAACCTGGCCGCCCGGCCCGCCGACTCGCTGGCCACCGCCGATCTGCTCGATCGCATCGACCAGATTTTGGAACTGCTGCGCCCCGCCACCTATTTCAATATCCTTGCGCCGCTGGGATTTGCCGCCCGACGCGCCCTGTTCCGGGTGGATGAAGCGGCGCTCGATAACAGCGTGATGCCGGAGGTGGCGGCCGTGCGATCGCTCCAAACCCTGGCCCAACAAGTGCGATCGCACCTGCCCGCACCCCCTGCTGACCCCGACGTGCTGTTGATGCAGCTTGGGGAAACCCCGGCGGGACGGGACATTCTCCACCAGTTTGACCAGTTCCTCGACCGCTATGGCTACCTCAGCGAAGTAGGGACAGATATCGCCGTTCCGACCTGGCGCGAGGCTCCCCAGGCTGTGCAGCGCCAGCTTGCCCAATTTGCCCAGCTTGACCAGTTTGCGACCGTACCCGCTGCGCCGCAGTCTAGACCGCCTGCTGGCAAGGTGCGAACCGTCCAGCAGCGGCTCGACCTCAAGGGGCGCGTGGCTGAGGTTTACAATCGCCTGCTGGCAGACCTGCGCTGGAGCATTGTGGCGCTGGAGCAGCGCTGGCTGGCTGACGGCTTGCTGAACGCGGCTGGTGATATTTTTTTCTTGGAAATTTCGGAAATTCGGGCGGTGGTGACAGAACAGGATGCCGATTGGGGTTTGGTAAAACGGCGGGTACAGGAGCGGCGATCGCGCTTCGAGGAAGATTCCCAGCAGACGATGATTCCCCTGCTGGCCTACGGACACGAGCCGCCGCGCCCGGTGGCCCAGCCAGAACAGCCCGCCCTCAGCAGACTGATCGGCATCGGGGCCAGCCCTGGCGTGGCGGTGGGGACAGTCGTGGTGGTGCGATCGCCCCAGGACGCGCCGCCCCTCGACCGCTCCTATATCCTCGTTGTGCCCTACACTGATGCAGGCTGGGCCCCGCTGCTGGCGCAGGCGGGCGGGCTGATTGCCGAAGTTGGAGGGCGGCTCTCCCACGGGGCGATCGTCGCCCGCGAGTACCAGGTTCCCGCCGTGATGAACCTGGCCAGCGCCACGCAGCGGCTTCGATCGGGCCAGCGGGTGCGGCTGGACGGAGAGACGGGCGTGGTGGAGGTGATGGAACCGGAATAG
- a CDS encoding alpha/beta hydrolase: protein MRGVRRYTALALLSALAILGTTLPGWAATQIYLRYGPLRLNVPVQAIENFGKTGDDPRLRFYLKRLAPHQRSQLQNTLNATYDVDLMMVSQFSYTRSGERLLQEVGGLLRTASGRNGAGSLRSAGILAAADPDGFSVLSFLRNLPVDMQIDLRQALAFQRRLGALLQRTAVVTNQVIDATQAIAQTEADVLRTLPPIDPRQPGSVAFQSQTLRLVDAQRDRPLVVDLYLPAVDRPAPLIVVSNGLGARRDRFTRLASHLASHGFAVAIPDHPGSDRDRLQDFYDGLHRENFDPAEFANRPLDISFLLDALAEMPQQGQFQRIDLERVGAFGYSFGGTTAFSLAGAEIQLSSLEPACQSDSFILNISLLYQCQALEAPPPPNLRDPRIKAVYAFLPFGKSLFGTGLSQINVPLLWEASDEDLLTPMLKEQVPSFQQLTPSAPQAERYFVLTKGLPHARISYEIAGRTAGGDSGSDRPTTRPSWEDIKAISERYHHALTLAFFQTHVAGNEDYRPFLTAAYATQLAEPSFPIGFVASLDAVED from the coding sequence ATGAGAGGAGTTCGTCGCTACACGGCTCTGGCGCTGCTGAGCGCGTTGGCGATATTGGGAACGACGCTTCCTGGCTGGGCTGCAACCCAGATTTATCTGCGCTATGGCCCGCTCCGCCTTAATGTTCCGGTGCAGGCAATTGAGAACTTTGGCAAAACAGGCGACGACCCCCGCCTCAGGTTCTATCTCAAGCGGCTTGCGCCCCATCAGCGATCGCAGCTTCAAAACACCCTCAACGCCACCTACGACGTGGACTTGATGATGGTGTCGCAGTTTAGCTATACCCGGTCGGGAGAGCGGCTGCTGCAAGAGGTAGGGGGGCTACTGCGGACGGCATCTGGGCGCAACGGCGCGGGCAGCCTGCGGAGTGCGGGCATTTTGGCGGCGGCCGATCCAGACGGCTTCAGCGTGCTGAGCTTTCTGCGGAATTTGCCCGTAGATATGCAGATCGACCTGCGGCAGGCCCTCGCCTTTCAGCGGCGACTGGGGGCGCTGCTGCAACGGACGGCAGTTGTGACCAATCAGGTGATTGACGCGACGCAGGCGATCGCCCAGACTGAAGCCGACGTGCTGCGAACCCTGCCGCCCATCGACCCGCGCCAGCCCGGTTCCGTCGCGTTCCAATCCCAAACGCTGCGGCTGGTAGATGCTCAGCGCGATCGCCCCCTTGTGGTAGACCTCTATCTGCCAGCGGTGGATAGGCCCGCCCCGCTGATCGTCGTGTCGAACGGGCTGGGCGCACGGCGCGATCGCTTTACGCGGCTGGCCAGCCATCTGGCATCGCACGGCTTTGCGGTGGCCATTCCCGACCATCCAGGGAGCGATCGCGATCGCCTCCAGGATTTTTACGACGGGCTGCACCGAGAAAACTTCGACCCCGCCGAGTTTGCCAATCGCCCGCTGGATATCTCCTTCTTGCTAGACGCGCTGGCTGAAATGCCGCAGCAGGGACAGTTCCAACGCATCGACCTGGAGCGGGTGGGGGCGTTTGGCTATTCCTTTGGCGGCACGACCGCCTTTTCCCTGGCGGGCGCAGAGATACAGCTTTCGTCGCTGGAGCCAGCCTGCCAGTCCGATTCGTTCATTCTCAATATTTCGCTGCTGTATCAGTGTCAGGCGCTCGAAGCCCCGCCGCCGCCCAACCTGCGCGACCCTCGCATCAAGGCGGTCTATGCCTTTTTGCCCTTTGGCAAGAGCCTGTTTGGAACGGGTCTCTCGCAAATTAACGTGCCTCTGCTGTGGGAAGCGTCCGACGAAGACTTGCTAACGCCCATGCTCAAAGAACAGGTTCCCTCGTTTCAGCAGCTTACCCCCTCCGCGCCCCAGGCAGAGCGCTATTTCGTACTGACCAAAGGACTGCCCCACGCCCGCATCAGCTACGAAATCGCCGGCCGCACGGCTGGCGGAGATTCTGGGTCAGACCGCCCCACGACTCGCCCCTCCTGGGAAGACATCAAAGCCATCTCCGAGCGCTATCACCACGCCCTGACGCTGGCATTTTTCCAGACCCACGTTGCCGGAAATGAGGACTATCGCCCGTTTCTCACGGCAGCCTACGCCACCCAGCTTGCGGAGCCGTCTTTCCCGATCGGCTTTGTGGCCTCCCTTGATGCCGTGGAGGATTAG
- a CDS encoding DUF6036 family nucleotidyltransferase, producing the protein MATSLLPSDFKDFLRLLNSKQVEYLLIGGYAVGYYGYARATADIDIWIAINPGNAQKVVDAIREFGFNVEGLTSELFLQPNKIARMGVPPFRIEVLTTISGVSFEECYAEKTVDVLDGVEVKIISLKDLKRNKQASGRLKDLNDLENLE; encoded by the coding sequence ATGGCTACAAGCCTTCTACCGTCAGATTTCAAAGATTTTTTGAGATTGCTGAATTCAAAACAAGTTGAGTATTTACTAATCGGTGGCTATGCGGTTGGATATTATGGCTATGCCCGTGCAACCGCCGACATAGACATCTGGATTGCAATCAATCCAGGAAACGCTCAAAAAGTAGTGGATGCAATTCGAGAGTTTGGATTCAATGTAGAGGGGCTAACCTCAGAGCTATTTTTACAACCCAACAAAATCGCTCGTATGGGGGTTCCTCCATTTAGAATCGAAGTTCTGACTACCATTTCTGGGGTGTCTTTTGAAGAATGCTACGCAGAGAAGACAGTTGATGTACTGGATGGTGTTGAGGTGAAGATTATTAGCCTGAAAGATCTAAAGCGCAATAAGCAAGCTAGCGGCAGGCTGAAGGATCTCAATGACTTAGAAAATCTGGAATAG
- a CDS encoding Uma2 family endonuclease, translated as MKAPYSRFYISPEDYLAGERVSPIKHEYRQGHVYAMVGAKKSHVILASNLTTLLNVYLQDSPCLVMSSDMKVRLEAADCYYYPDVVVTCDERDLSTTEDFIRFPTLVIEILSDSTAAFDRGDKFADYKFADYQTVPTLREYVLVNQAEMALECYRLTAEGWVGQRYGVGDTVRFESVGLECAIATLYQKVPGTAAG; from the coding sequence ATGAAAGCGCCCTACAGCAGGTTCTACATCTCTCCAGAAGATTATTTGGCGGGCGAGCGAGTCAGCCCGATTAAGCATGAGTATCGGCAGGGGCATGTATATGCAATGGTGGGGGCGAAAAAGTCCCACGTTATTTTGGCGAGTAACCTGACCACGCTGCTGAATGTTTATTTGCAAGATTCGCCTTGCCTGGTGATGTCGTCGGATATGAAGGTGCGGCTAGAGGCGGCCGATTGCTACTACTATCCTGATGTCGTCGTCACTTGCGACGAGCGCGACCTGTCCACGACCGAAGATTTCATCCGCTTTCCCACGCTGGTTATCGAGATTCTGTCAGACTCCACGGCTGCGTTTGACCGGGGCGACAAGTTTGCCGATTACAAGTTTGCCGATTATCAGACCGTGCCAACCCTGCGCGAGTACGTGCTAGTGAATCAGGCTGAAATGGCGCTGGAATGCTATCGGCTGACGGCAGAGGGCTGGGTTGGGCAGCGCTACGGCGTGGGTGACACGGTGCGCTTTGAGAGTGTGGGGCTGGAGTGTGCGATCGCCACCCTCTACCAAAAAGTGCCTGGAACTGCCGCAGGATGA
- a CDS encoding ShlB/FhaC/HecB family hemolysin secretion/activation protein: MATVRSVGRAMVEGSATGMVLWAAAGLVLVFPGQHRAIAQAIPDGATPPGVLPPEVESRPFPIEQPRDTPPLPVEVPAEPSPPVLDPSLGGPASDPAVPLVRFRVNEIIVTGNSILHDEIAEAVQCCVNRDVTFEELIGLRSAITQLYVERGYITSGAFLPNNQDVRSGVVEIRVVEGELEDTIQITGLQRLNPSYVRSRLRLAGKKPLNQRDLERALQLLQIDPQIESVDAELTAGSVPGRSLLAVNLQEASPFSANIGADNYQSSSIGSAQFSVSASYSNLLSAGDRLFASYGRTDGLNLYNIGVSLPVNPRDGTITLSYNTNDSRIIEDAFEDFDIRSEAETWSLQFRQPLSRSVNQEFAVGVGLDLRRSQTFILGDRPFSFSRGAENGESRVTALRFFQDWVERDRLSVLAARSEFSFGLDAFGATVNDSGTDGLFVKWLGQFQWVRRFSGRSLFLARLNAQLTPDSLLSIERIGLGGFDTVRGYAQNQIVADNAIWGSLEARFPLLRNSNRLTLISFLDAGHAWNIDLDNPEDDFLLGIGAGLRWEALPNLVVGLDYGLPLIEAQSQGDSLQDNGFYLSVRYFPF; the protein is encoded by the coding sequence ATGGCAACCGTCCGAAGCGTGGGCAGGGCAATGGTTGAAGGGAGCGCTACGGGAATGGTGCTGTGGGCCGCCGCCGGACTCGTGCTGGTGTTTCCAGGGCAGCACCGGGCGATCGCCCAGGCAATTCCCGACGGGGCCACTCCACCTGGGGTGTTGCCGCCAGAGGTTGAATCGCGCCCTTTCCCCATCGAGCAGCCGCGAGACACGCCGCCGCTGCCCGTCGAAGTGCCTGCTGAGCCGTCGCCGCCCGTGCTAGACCCCAGTTTGGGAGGGCCAGCTTCAGATCCGGCAGTGCCGCTGGTGCGCTTTCGGGTGAATGAAATTATCGTGACGGGGAACTCTATCCTGCACGACGAGATTGCCGAAGCCGTTCAGTGTTGCGTGAATCGAGACGTGACGTTTGAAGAACTAATCGGGTTACGCAGCGCCATCACGCAGCTATACGTGGAGCGGGGCTACATCACGTCGGGCGCGTTCCTGCCGAATAACCAAGACGTTCGCAGCGGCGTGGTCGAAATTCGAGTTGTGGAAGGAGAACTAGAAGACACTATTCAAATTACGGGCTTGCAGCGTCTGAATCCGAGCTACGTGCGATCGCGCCTTCGCTTAGCCGGAAAAAAACCATTAAACCAGCGGGATCTGGAGCGGGCCCTGCAACTGCTGCAAATTGATCCACAGATTGAATCGGTGGATGCAGAACTGACGGCGGGCAGCGTTCCCGGCCGCAGCCTGCTGGCGGTAAATTTGCAGGAAGCGTCACCGTTTTCTGCAAATATCGGCGCAGACAACTATCAGTCTTCTAGCATTGGCTCGGCGCAGTTCAGCGTCTCTGCCAGCTACAGCAATCTGCTGAGCGCGGGCGATCGCCTCTTCGCCAGCTACGGCCGCACCGACGGGCTAAACCTTTACAACATCGGCGTTAGCCTTCCGGTCAATCCCCGCGACGGCACGATTACCCTCAGCTACAACACCAACGATAGCCGCATTATCGAAGATGCGTTTGAGGATTTTGACATCCGCAGCGAGGCCGAAACCTGGTCGCTCCAGTTTCGCCAGCCCCTCTCGCGCAGCGTGAATCAGGAATTTGCCGTTGGCGTGGGGCTAGATCTGCGCCGCAGCCAGACGTTCATTTTGGGCGATCGCCCCTTCAGCTTTTCGCGCGGCGCAGAAAACGGCGAATCCAGGGTGACGGCGCTGCGGTTTTTTCAGGACTGGGTAGAGCGCGATCGCCTTAGCGTGTTAGCCGCCCGGTCAGAGTTTAGCTTTGGGCTGGATGCCTTTGGCGCAACGGTCAACGACAGCGGCACAGACGGATTGTTTGTCAAATGGCTGGGGCAGTTTCAATGGGTGCGGCGCTTTTCGGGGCGATCGCTCTTTCTGGCACGGCTCAATGCCCAACTCACGCCCGACTCGCTGCTGTCGATTGAGCGGATTGGGCTGGGCGGCTTCGACACGGTGCGCGGCTATGCCCAAAACCAAATTGTGGCCGACAACGCCATCTGGGGGTCTCTCGAAGCCCGCTTTCCGCTGCTGCGAAACTCCAACCGCCTGACGCTAATTTCATTTTTGGACGCGGGCCATGCGTGGAACATCGACCTCGATAATCCAGAAGACGACTTTCTGCTGGGCATTGGCGCAGGGTTGCGCTGGGAGGCGTTGCCCAATCTGGTGGTGGGGCTAGACTATGGGCTGCCGCTGATCGAGGCGCAGTCTCAGGGCGACTCGCTGCAAGATAACGGATTCTACCTGTCGGTGCGCTACTTCCCGTTTTAG